The Tamandua tetradactyla isolate mTamTet1 chromosome 5, mTamTet1.pri, whole genome shotgun sequence genome window below encodes:
- the MIF gene encoding macrophage migration inhibitory factor, protein MPMFVVNTNVPRGSVPDGLLSELTQQLAQATGKPAQYIAVHVVPDQLMAFGGSSEPCALCSLHSIGKIGGEQNRAYSKLLCRLLAERLHLSPGRIYINYYDMSAANVGWNGSTFA, encoded by the exons ATGCCCATGTTCGTCGTGAACACCAACGTGCCCCGCGGCTCCGTCCCGGATGGGCTCCTCTCCGAGCTCACCCAGCAGTTGGCGCAGGCCACGGGCAAGCCGGCCCAG TACATCGCTGTGCACGTGGTACCGGACCAGCTCATGGCCTTCGGCGGGTCCAGCGAGCCGTGTGCGCTTTGCAGCTTGCACAGCATCGGCAAGATCGGCGGCGAGCAGAACCGCGCCTACAGCAAGCTGCTCTGCAGACTCCTGGCCGAGCGCCTGCACCTCAGCCCCGGCAG GATCTACATCAACTACTACGACATGAGCGCGGCCAACGTGGGCTGGAACGGCTCCACCTTCGCCTGA